One part of the Georgfuchsia toluolica genome encodes these proteins:
- a CDS encoding efflux RND transporter periplasmic adaptor subunit — MKRKIGILLLVIAIFGTAGGYFWQYTHNHEPPAHVLTLYGNVDIRQVQLAFNGSDRIDRMLVKEGETVRQGQLLASLDTTRLQQNVALLEAQQAAQHQVVARLKAGNRPEEIRKARADEDAARIEANNAERTYHRLNDLVARNFVAKQQADDAKAAADAAHAKYEAAQAMHRLAELGPRMEDIAAASATLKANGAALAIASRQLADASLYAPADGVIQDRILEPGDMASPQLSVYTLALTDPIWVRAYVQGSDMGKIHNGMRAEVTTDSYPGKRYRAWLGYISPSAEFTPKSVETTEVRSNLVYQLRVFVCNSQNELRLGMPATVNIVLDQSQSVATEIPPCPSQ; from the coding sequence ATGAAACGCAAAATAGGTATTCTGCTCCTCGTGATTGCCATTTTCGGTACGGCTGGCGGCTATTTCTGGCAATACACGCATAATCATGAACCGCCAGCCCACGTGCTTACGCTTTATGGCAACGTCGACATCAGGCAGGTGCAGCTGGCATTCAATGGATCGGACCGGATCGATCGCATGCTGGTCAAAGAGGGAGAGACCGTTCGCCAAGGGCAGCTCCTTGCTTCGCTCGATACTACCCGGCTGCAACAAAATGTCGCATTACTGGAGGCGCAACAGGCTGCGCAGCATCAAGTGGTTGCCCGTCTCAAGGCAGGCAATCGACCGGAAGAAATTCGAAAGGCACGTGCGGATGAAGACGCCGCCAGGATTGAGGCCAACAATGCCGAGCGGACTTATCATCGATTGAATGATCTTGTCGCCCGGAACTTCGTCGCCAAGCAGCAGGCAGACGACGCCAAGGCTGCGGCAGATGCCGCACATGCCAAGTACGAAGCAGCGCAAGCGATGCATCGACTTGCCGAGTTGGGCCCGCGTATGGAGGATATCGCCGCCGCCAGTGCTACTCTCAAAGCAAATGGGGCGGCGCTTGCGATTGCCAGCAGACAACTGGCCGATGCTTCACTTTATGCGCCTGCCGATGGTGTCATTCAAGACCGGATTCTTGAGCCGGGCGACATGGCTTCACCTCAACTTTCCGTATATACCCTGGCCCTGACCGATCCAATCTGGGTGCGCGCGTATGTGCAGGGATCGGACATGGGCAAGATTCACAACGGTATGCGCGCCGAGGTCACCACAGACAGTTATCCCGGCAAGCGCTATCGTGCATGGCTGGGATATATTTCGCCCAGCGCCGAATTTACACCGAAATCGGTGGAAACGACGGAAGTCCGATCCAACCTGGTTTATCAGTTGCGGGTGTTTGTCTGCAACTCGCAGAATGAACTGCGCCTCGGCATGCCTGCAACGGTGAATATTGTGCTGGATCAATCCCAGTCCGTTGCTACTGAAATACCGCCTTGCCCGAGCCAGTAA
- a CDS encoding ATP-binding cassette domain-containing protein: MPQGTAILSTSLHFPSDRGGDIVLDIDQLSKNFHSNGRVVQALNNVSFRVQHGKVTGLIGPDSAGKTTLMRLAAGLLVPDSGSIKVLGKNAATQSLQVQGSIGYMPQRFGLYEDLTVQENLDLYADLQGVPVIHRADRYQELLQMAGLEPFTGRLAGQLSGGMKQKLGLACSLVRQPALLLLDEPTVGVDPLSRRELWAIVNRLVRNEFTTVLLSTAYLDEAERCDEIFLLYDGQLLDQGDPKALRDRMQGRTWSVTAESLFKRSLQAHLSHAPGVVDALVQGEHVRLVMEDTTPPDLEAILPGMQNVSVAKVAPRYEDSFIALLKGQPHPDGATLPQATPPQALSSAKTADGGAIIEVDQLERRFGSFRAVKNVNFAVTRGEVFGLLGANGAGKTTTFRMLCGLLPPSAGNLRVAGVDLRNAPAAARAHIGYMSQKFSLYGHLSVIENLRFFSSAYGLSRKRAEQRMQWAMTEFALAPLANTVSGDLSLGYKQRLALACALMHEPDILFLDEPTSGVDPLARREFWQRIDTLAEQGVTIMVTTHFMEEAEYCDRLAIMVSGEILTIGTPTAIKLQARTEAVPDPTMEDAFIGLIEAQTQANSQMVPSA; the protein is encoded by the coding sequence ATGCCGCAAGGCACCGCCATACTTTCGACAAGCCTCCATTTCCCATCGGATCGGGGGGGTGACATCGTACTGGACATCGATCAGCTCTCCAAGAATTTTCATTCGAACGGGCGCGTGGTTCAGGCGCTCAACAATGTCAGTTTTCGGGTTCAGCACGGCAAGGTGACCGGCCTTATCGGCCCGGACAGCGCCGGCAAAACGACCCTCATGCGCTTGGCTGCCGGCTTGCTGGTTCCCGATAGCGGCAGCATCAAGGTGCTTGGTAAAAATGCCGCCACCCAGTCACTTCAGGTTCAAGGCAGCATCGGATACATGCCGCAACGTTTTGGCCTTTATGAAGACCTGACGGTGCAGGAGAATCTCGACCTCTACGCTGACCTACAGGGCGTTCCGGTCATACATCGTGCGGATCGCTATCAGGAGTTGCTACAGATGGCGGGACTTGAACCATTTACCGGGCGCCTAGCCGGACAACTCTCCGGAGGCATGAAGCAGAAGCTCGGGCTGGCCTGCAGCCTGGTGCGCCAACCCGCTTTGCTACTGCTGGATGAGCCGACCGTCGGCGTGGATCCGCTGTCGCGGCGCGAACTGTGGGCCATCGTCAATCGGCTGGTTCGCAATGAATTCACCACCGTGCTGCTGAGCACCGCCTACCTGGATGAGGCGGAACGCTGCGACGAGATATTTCTGTTGTATGACGGGCAACTCCTTGATCAGGGCGATCCGAAAGCATTGCGCGACCGCATGCAAGGCAGAACCTGGTCCGTCACCGCAGAAAGTCTGTTCAAGCGATCGCTGCAGGCGCATTTGTCGCATGCACCCGGCGTGGTGGACGCACTGGTTCAGGGCGAGCATGTGCGTCTGGTGATGGAGGATACGACGCCCCCCGATCTGGAAGCGATACTGCCCGGCATGCAAAACGTCAGCGTGGCCAAAGTGGCGCCTCGCTACGAGGACAGCTTCATCGCCCTGCTGAAGGGCCAGCCCCATCCGGACGGCGCCACCTTGCCTCAAGCTACGCCTCCACAGGCATTGTCATCCGCAAAGACAGCCGATGGCGGAGCAATCATCGAAGTGGATCAACTGGAGCGCCGTTTCGGCAGTTTCCGCGCCGTCAAGAACGTCAACTTTGCCGTAACGCGCGGCGAGGTCTTCGGCTTGCTGGGCGCCAACGGCGCCGGCAAGACCACTACCTTTCGCATGCTGTGTGGTCTGCTGCCGCCCAGCGCCGGCAACCTGAGGGTGGCCGGCGTCGATCTTCGGAATGCGCCTGCTGCGGCGCGTGCACACATCGGCTACATGTCGCAGAAATTCTCGCTGTATGGGCACCTCAGCGTCATCGAAAACCTGCGCTTTTTCAGCAGCGCCTATGGCTTGTCGCGCAAGCGGGCCGAGCAGCGCATGCAATGGGCAATGACGGAGTTTGCCCTGGCACCGCTGGCGAATACGGTCAGCGGCGATCTCTCGCTTGGCTACAAGCAGCGCCTGGCACTGGCCTGCGCCCTGATGCATGAACCGGACATCCTGTTTCTGGATGAACCGACATCGGGCGTCGATCCCCTCGCGCGCCGCGAATTTTGGCAGCGCATCGATACGCTGGCCGAGCAGGGCGTCACCATCATGGTGACCACCCATTTCATGGAAGAAGCCGAATATTGCGATCGCCTTGCCATCATGGTGAGCGGTGAAATCCTGACCATCGGCACCCCGACCGCGATCAAGCTTCAGGCCCGGACCGAGGCCGTGCCCGACCCGACCATGGAAGATGCCTTCATTGGCCTGATCGAAGCGCAGACCCAGGCCAACAGTCAAATGGTGCCCAGCGCGTGA